One Perognathus longimembris pacificus isolate PPM17 chromosome 2, ASM2315922v1, whole genome shotgun sequence DNA segment encodes these proteins:
- the Sirt1 gene encoding NAD-dependent protein deacetylase sirtuin-1 isoform X3, whose product MCLCSGRKTILEIYPGQFQPSLCHKFIALSDKEGKLLRNYTQNIDTLEQVAGIQRIIQCHGSFATASCLICKYKVDCEAVRGDIFNQVVPRCPRCPADEPLAIMKPEIVFFGENLPEQFHRAMKYDKDEVDLLIVIGSSLKVRPVALIPSSIPHEVPQILINREPLPHLHFDVELLGDCDVIINELCHRLGGEYAKLCCNPVKLSEITEKPPRTQKELIKFSELPPTPLHISEESSSPERTSPPVSKVIVTLLDQATKSKVDDLDISESKSCMEEKPQLVQTSIRNNESIAVENSDLKDVGSSTEEKNEIASVAETVRKCWPNRLPKEQISKRLDGNQYLFLPPNRYIFHGAEVYSDSEDDILSTSSCGSNSDSGTCQSPSLEEHMEDESEIEEFYNGLEDDADIPEQDGAGFRVDGNDQEPVNEAISMKQEATDITYPSNKS is encoded by the exons ATGTGCCTGTGCAGTGGAAGGAAAACAATTTtg GAAATATATCCTGGACAATTCCAACCATCTCTCTGTCACAAATTCATAGCCTTGTCAGATAAGGAAGGAAAACTACTTCGAAACTATACACAGAACATAGATACCTTGGAACAGGTTGCAGGAATCCAAAGGATAATTCAGTGTCACG GTTCCTTTGCAACAGCATCTTGCCTGATTTGTAAATACAAAGTCGACTGTGAAGCTGTACGAGGAGATATTTTTAATCAG GTTGTTCCTCGATGTCCTAGGTGTCCAGCAGATGAACCTCTTGCTATCATGAAACCAGAGATTGTCTTTTTTGGTGAAAATTTACCAGAACAGTTTCACAGAGCCATGAAGTATGACAAAGATGAAGTTGATCTCCTCATTGTTATTGGGTCTTCCCTAAAAGTAAGACCAGTAGCACTAATTCCAA GTTCCATACCCCATGAAGTGCCTCAGATATTAATTAATAGGGAACCATTGCCTCATCTGCATTTTGATGTAGAGCTTCTCGGAGACTGTGATGTCATAATCAATGAATTGTGTCATAGGTTAGGTGGTGAATATGCCAAACTTTGCTGTAACCCTGTAAAACTTTCAGAAATTACTGAAAAACCTCCACGAACACAAAAAGAGTTGATTAAGTTCTCAGAGTTACCACCAACACCTCTTCATATTTCAGAAGAGTCGAGCTCACCTGAAAGAACTTCGCCACCAGTTTCTAAAGTAATTGTTACACTTTTAGACCAAGCAACTAAGAGTAAAGTTGATGATTTAGATATATCTGAATCAAAAAGTTGTATGGAAGAAAAACCACAGTTAGTACAGACTTCTATTAGGAACAATGAGAGTATTGCTGTGGAAAATTCAGATTTAAAGGATGTTGGTTCTAGtactgaagagaaaaatgaaattgcttCAGTTGCTGAAACAGTGAGAAAGTGCTGGCCCAATAGACTCCCAAAGGAACAGATCAGTAAGCGGCTTGATG GTAATCAGTATTTGTTTTTACCACCAAATCGCTACATTTTCCATGGGGCTGAGGTATATTCAGACTCTGAAGATGACATCCTGTCCACTAGTTCATGTGGCAGTAACAGTGACAGTGGTACATGCCAGAGTCCAAGTTTAGAAGAACATATGGAAGATGAAAGTGAGATTGAAGAATTCTACAATGGCTTGGAAGATGATGCTGATATCCCAGAGCAAGATGGAGCTGGATTCAGAGTTGATGGAAATGACCAAGAGCCAGTTAATGAAGCTATATCCATGAAACAGGAAGCAACAGATATAACTTATCCATCAAACAAGTCATAA